From the genome of Ignavibacteriota bacterium:
GAGCGTGCCGGCTCATCGATGGCGACGGCGATGCGGTAGTGGAGCACGTCGTACAGCCGGTCGGCGGCTTCACCACCGTTCCGCACCGGGAAGAGTTCCTGGGCGGTGAGAGGTATGGCGACGCACACAGCGAGCACCAGGGTGGAGAGAGGGCGTGTCATGCGGGCGTACTCCGGATCAATGAACGTAACGCTTCCATATTCTCGATATCTTCGTGCAGGTCCTCGCTCTTGTCGGTCTCGAGGATCTTCGGGACCGCGGCGAGGCGCGGATCGTTCATCAGGAAGCGGAACCCTTCCAGCCCGATCTCGCCCTTGCCGATGTGCTCATGCCTGTCGCGCTTCGAGCCCAATCCCTTTTCGGAATCGTTCACGTGGATCGCCTTCAGCTTGTCGAGTCCCACGGTCGACGCGATGTCGTGCATCAGCGAGGCCCAGCCCTCATCGTTGCGCAGGTCGTAGCCGGCGGCAAAGGCGTGACACGTATCGAGGCAGATGCCCGCGCGTTGCGGTTCATCCAGCCCGGCGATGATGTCGCGCAGGTGCTCCAGCTTGTAGCCGATCGTCGTCCCCTGTCCGGCCGTCACCTCCAGCAGGGAGAACGTCGTGAATCCGGGCGTCTGGGCATGGATGATGTTCAATGACTCCGCGATCGCCTTGACTCCTGCCTCCTCGCCCTTGCCCATATGAGCGCCCGGGTGGACGACCAGTCCCATGACCCCGATGGCTTCGCAGCGGCGGAGTTCATCTTCGTACCCTGCGATGGACTTCTTCAGGGTTTCCGGGGCGATGGCACAGAGGTTGATGAGATAGGCCGCGTGGGCGATCACCGGCGAGACGTTTGCGCCTGCAGCGGCGGTTTTGTAGCTTGCGATATCGGCATCCGTCAGAGAACGCTGGTTCCAGGTATTGGCGTTCTTGACGAAGATCTGCATCGTTGCGCAGCCGACGCGCGTGGCCCGTTCGAAGGCGGTATGAAGGCCGCCGGCGACGGAGACATGGGTGCCGAGGAGAGGTTTTCTTTGCATATTGGCAAGATACGAAGGATGCGATTAAGAATGAAGAGAGAACGCGGGGGGATAGAAATTGAGGATGGAAGATTGAAGATCGAGGATTGCCAATGAAAGCGAAGACGGTTGTGGGGATGATGTCCGGGACATCACTGGATGGGATCGATGCCGTCCTGCTGCGGGTGTGGGGGACGGGAGAGCACACCCGGTTCGAGCAGGTGGCCTATCTGGAGCGGCCGTTCCCGGCCGCGGTGCGGGCCATGATCCTGCGGAACAGTCTGCCGGCCACTGCGCGGATCGACGAGATGACGCGGCTGAACATGCTCCTCGCTCATTTATATGCGGACGCCGTGAAGGCGGTCGCGCGCAAGGCCCGCATCCCGTTGGACCGGATCGATCTGATCGGGTGCCACGGACAGACCGTGCATCACCTTCCGGGGCGCGTACGCATCGCGGGGAAGGATGTGCGTGCCACGCTGCAGTTGGGGGATGTCTCTGCGCTTGCCACGCTCACGGGTATCACGACGGTGGGCAACTTCCGATCCGCTGATATGGCCGTCGGGGGGCAGGGGGCCCCGCTTGTGCCGTACTTCGACTGGCTCGTGTTCCGCTCCGCGCACGCGTCGCGGCTTCTGCTCAACATCGGCGGATCGCCAACATCACCGTGTTGCCTGCGGGTGCGCACCGGAAGGCGTTGTGGCGTTTGATACCGGACCCGGGAACATGATCGTGGATGGTTTGATGAAGCGGTTGTACGGGCGGCGCTACGACCGCGGGGGGAAGGTCGCTGCATCCGGCCGTCCGCTGCCGGCGCTGCTGCAATGGCTCCTTGCGCATCCGTATCTCCGCGTGCGTCCGCCGAGATCGACCGGGAGAGAACTCTATAATGAGCAGTTCCTGACGGAGGTGCTCCGCCGTGCGAAGGGTGCGGCGCACGAGGACATCATTCATACGGCGGCACTCTTCACACCGCTCTCTGTGTATGATGCGTATTGCCGGTTTGTGCAGAAGAAGTCAGTGGTGGACGAGCTCATTGTGAGCGGCGGGGGAGCGAAGAATGCATTCTTCATGGATGCATTGAACGGACTCTTCTGCGATGCCCGGGTGAGCACGGCGGATGCGGTGGGCATGAGTGCGGATGCCAAGGAGGCGATCTGTTTCGCGATCCTTGCCCATGAAACGATCCTTGGAGTCCCGGCGAACCTCCCGCGGGTGACGGGTGCACAGCGGCCGGTGGTGTTGGGCGTGGTGGCGAGGCCCCGGGGGAGGTGAAGCCCGGGGCCGGTATTCACGAGGCTGAGTCGCGTGTTGACTTCAAACCAAGATCTGCGTCATGGCGTGAAAAGTGCTCTATCGTGCTTCGTCGTGTGGATCGATGGAAGGCGGAGGCGGCGCGTTCAGTCGCCCGGCGTTGCGGACGCAGTCCTTCAGCAGGAACTCGATCTGCGCGTTGGCGCTGCGCAGATCGTCGGCCGCCCACTTTTCCAATGCGTTGTACACATCGGCATCCAGCCGGAGCAGGAATTTCTTCTTTTCGCTCATGATCGCATTTCCGTCGCCATTGCCTACGATGTTTGCCGCTGGCGTTCCAGGATCAGATGATACGCCACCATGACGATCCACGGGTTCCTGTCCAACAGGTCGGATCCATGTTCGATCATCACGTTCAGGCTGCTCTTCCACCAGGCCGTGCGCTTCAATGACACAAGATGCACCTTCTGAGGCGAGTGGAGCTCATTCACGGACTTCCATGGGTTCTGGACGAACTCGATCTTCTCTCCGTTCGGCATCGCGAACGTCCCGCCTTTCCCCCACTTGCCGCAGACGAATGTAGCGAACGGGAGATGCTGCCCCTGTTTCTTGATCTCCAGCGTCGATCGCCAGAAGCGCGGCCTGTCCATCTCCCATGTCTGGCCGAACCCTTCGATCACGACCTCAGTTCTGAAGAAGTGTGGTTGCGTCATCGTACAGATGATGTCATCGCCGGCACGCAGGTGATAGATGCGATTCCAGACGGAAGGCTGTTCGAGCCGCAGGGCGTCGTTCTTGTATTGAGAGAGTGTTTTCATGGGGGAGACAAGGGATGTCACGCACCCGGGGGGGTGCGTGACATCCGCATGGTCATTGATAGAGTGTTCCCGTATTGATGACGGGCTGCACTTCGTGGTCGGAGACGAGGGCGACCATCAGGTTGTTCACCATGGTGGCTTTCTTGTCCTCATCCAGGGTCACGATGTGTTGTTCGGAAAGCATCCGGAGCGCATCCTGCACCATGCCCACGGCACCTTCCACGATCTTCTTCCGCGCTGCGATGATCGCCTGTGCCTGCTGACGGCGGAGCATGGTCTGCGCGATCTCCTGCGCATAGGCAAGATGGCTGATCCGGGCTTCGATGATCTCCACCCCTGCCACCTGCAATCGTGACTGCACCTGTTTCGTCAACGCTTCGGCGATCTCCGTCGGGTTGCCGCGCAGCGACGCCTTGTCATCCTCGTGGGAGTCGTACGCGTATTCCGAGGCCAGTGCGCGTATCGCCGTTTCGCTCTGGATCGCCACGAACTGCTCGTAGTTCTCGACATCGAACAGTGCGCGGGCGGAATCCACGACGCGGTAGACGACCACGGCGCCGATCTCGATCGGATTGCCATGAAGGTCGTTCACTTTGATCCGCTCGCTGTTGAAGTTGTGGATGCGCAGGGAGACGTGCTTCTTCGTCACGAAAGGATTCGCGAAGAAGAATCCCGCATCGCGGACCGATCCCACATACTTGCCGAACATCACCAGGACGCGTGCTTCGTTCGGCTGCACAATGAAGAAGCCGCTGAGGGCGATGAGATTCACCAGAACTGACGGGATGAAGCCAATGAGCATCCCAGGCTGTTTCAACTGGATCATCACTACCAGCCAGTAGATGTTGAAAACGGTCAATGAGAGGATGAAGAACAGCATCACATAGCCGTTCAGTTTTTTTGCGGTTTTTTCGACGATGGTCTGCATTACGAACCCCTTTCAAGTGATATTGCAATGATATCACTTTAATATCGTATTGTCAAGCAAAAAGTTGCACGATGAAGGGGGTACGAATGAAATTTCCCTGAAAATGCAAAATTGGCTCCATTTTGAGGAATTTTCGCCGGTCATGCGAGCGGAGAGTCGCAACGCGGTAGGAAGGGAGACGATCTTGCGGGGATGTTGCGGGGGTGTACGGGCGCCGTCGTGGCGCCGCACGAGCGTCATAGGTGTGCAGTGCCATGCAGGGTGCCGCCGCGGTGATGGGGGCAGGCAATGCGATGCAGGGTGCCGCCACGGGTGTAGGGGCGCGCAATGCGATGCAGGGTGCCGCCACTGGTGTAGGGGCGGGCAATACGATGCAGGGTGCCGCCACTGGTGTAGGGGCGGGCAATGCGATGCAGGGTGCCGCCACGGTGATGGGGGCGCGCAATGCGATGCAGGGTGCCGCCACTGGTGTAGGGGCGGGCAATGCGATGCAGGGTGCCGCCACTGGTGTAGGGGCGGGCAATGCGATGCAGGGTGCCGCCACGGGTGTAGGGGCGGTGCATGCACCGCCCCCACAACGTCTATTGGCTACCTGAGGACCACAAGCCTCCGGGTCTGAACAAAGCTCGATCTGGCCTCGCCGGTCGAAAGAGGAACTGCTTCGAGTCTGTAGAAGTACATTCCGGAAGGCACGGTGCTTGCGTTGAATTTCACCTGGTATGAGCCGGCTGGTTCCTGCTCGTTCACCAGTGTCGCGACTTCCTGTCCGAGTGGATTGAACACCAGCAGGCGCACC
Proteins encoded in this window:
- a CDS encoding deoxyribonuclease IV, which produces MQRKPLLGTHVSVAGGLHTAFERATRVGCATMQIFVKNANTWNQRSLTDADIASYKTAAAGANVSPVIAHAAYLINLCAIAPETLKKSIAGYEDELRRCEAIGVMGLVVHPGAHMGKGEEAGVKAIAESLNIIHAQTPGFTTFSLLEVTAGQGTTIGYKLEHLRDIIAGLDEPQRAGICLDTCHAFAAGYDLRNDEGWASLMHDIASTVGLDKLKAIHVNDSEKGLGSKRDRHEHIGKGEIGLEGFRFLMNDPRLAAVPKILETDKSEDLHEDIENMEALRSLIRSTPA
- a CDS encoding SPFH domain-containing protein; translation: MQTIVEKTAKKLNGYVMLFFILSLTVFNIYWLVVMIQLKQPGMLIGFIPSVLVNLIALSGFFIVQPNEARVLVMFGKYVGSVRDAGFFFANPFVTKKHVSLRIHNFNSERIKVNDLHGNPIEIGAVVVYRVVDSARALFDVENYEQFVAIQSETAIRALASEYAYDSHEDDKASLRGNPTEIAEALTKQVQSRLQVAGVEIIEARISHLAYAQEIAQTMLRRQQAQAIIAARKKIVEGAVGMVQDALRMLSEQHIVTLDEDKKATMVNNLMVALVSDHEVQPVINTGTLYQ